Proteins from a genomic interval of Diospyros lotus cultivar Yz01 chromosome 6, ASM1463336v1, whole genome shotgun sequence:
- the LOC127804476 gene encoding uncharacterized protein LOC127804476, producing the protein MGDEIVEQRNSQARALRDYAMPSIHGTPSSITRPTIGANNFEIKPAIIQMIQISIQFSGLPSDDPNAYMANFLEICDTFKQNGVSDDAVRLRLFPFSLRDKAKCWLNSLPAGSITAWDDLAQKFLNKFFPPAKTAKMRNDITNFMQADMENLYEAWERFEELLRRCPHHGLPKWLVVQTFYNGLNHNTRITIDAAARGALIGKETDKAYNLLEEMANNNYQWSSERSMPRRTIGVHEIDAMTALNAKVDNLFKKIDQLNINSIQSCVQACEICAGPYVTYECQAGIYFIPQPSEQVNYVANEGGRQFNPNANTYNPGWRNHPNFSWSNNQNVLKPPIGFQQQEKKPSLEDLVATMAKTTSDYMARTDTMFQNQQTAIRNLEMKIGQIANMVNNRAQGTLPSTTENNPKEKCKAIKLRSGKQVGQDE; encoded by the coding sequence ATGGGAGACGAAATCGTGGAGCAAAGGAATAGCCAAGCTAGAGCTTTGAGGGATTATGCTATGCCCTCTATTCATGGAACACCCTCCAGCATTACTAGACCAACCATAGGggcaaataattttgagattaagccagctattattcaaatgattcaaatctCTATTCAATTTAGCGGGTTACCAAGCGATGACCCCAATGCTTATATGGCTAATTTTTTAGAGATTTGTGATACTTTTAAGCAAAATGGTGTCTCTGATGATGCGGTTAGACTTAGgctatttcctttttcattaaGAGATAAAGCTAAGTGTTGGTTGAACTCTTTGCCCGCAGGTTCCATTACAGCATGGGATGATTTGGCACAgaaatttctcaataaattctTTCCACCTGCGAAAACTGCAAAGATGAGAAATGATATAACCAATTTCATGCAAGCAGACATGGAGAATTTATATGAAGCATGGGAGCGGTTTGAAGAGTTGTTAAGAAGATGTCCTCATCATGGGCTTCCAAAGTGGTTAGTGGTTCAAACATTTTATAATGGTTTAAATCATAACACTCGGATTACTATTGATGCAGCTGCAAGAGGAGCTTTAATAGGAAAAGAGACTGATAAAGCGTATAACCTTCTAGAAGAGATGGCCAACAACAACTATCAATGGTCATCTGAAAGATCTATGCCAAGAAGAACAATTGGAGTACATGAGATTGATGCGATGACAGCATTGAATGCAAAGGTAGATAATCTTTTTAAGAAAATCGACCAGTTAAATATTAACTCTATTCAATCTTGTGTGCAAGCTTGTGAGATTTGTGCTGGTCCTTATGTTACCTATGAGTGTCAAGCCGGGATATATTTTATACCTCAACCATCTGAGCAAGTCAACTATGTGGCTAATGAAGGAGGAAGGCAATTCAATCCCAATGCAAACACTTATAATCCAGGATGgaggaatcaccccaatttttcatggtCCAATAATCAGAATGTGTTGAAGCCTCCAATAGGATTCCAACAACAAGAAAAGAAGCCTTCATTGGAAGATTTAGTGGCTACCATGGCTAAGACGACTTCAGATTATATGGCTAGGACAgacactatgtttcaaaatcagcAAACTGCCATCAGAAATCTAGAAATGAAAATTGGCCAAATAGCCAATATGGTGAATAATAGAGCTCAAGGAACGCTACCAAGCACAACAGAAAATAATCCAAAAGAGAAGTGCAAAGCAATAAAGTTGAGGAGTGGAAAGCAAGTGGGGCAAGATGAATAA